Below is a genomic region from Phacochoerus africanus isolate WHEZ1 chromosome X, ROS_Pafr_v1, whole genome shotgun sequence.
ttgacgatccggcgttgccgtgagctgtggtgtaggttgcagatgcggctcggatcccgcgttgctgtggctctggcgtaggccggtggctacagctccgattcaacccctagcctgggaacctccatatgccgcgggagcggcccaagaaatagcaacaacaacagcaaaaaaaaaaaaaaaaaaaaaaaaaaaaagacaaaagacaaaaaaagaagaggatattacaatcatcaatatattcccctgatataggagcacccagatacctccaaaaatactaacagacataaaaggagaaaaagatgtgaacacaatcatagtaggaaactctcattaatggacagatcctctagacagaaaatcaataaggcaacggAGATCCTAAACGGCACAATAGAAAAGAGacacttaattgacattttcaggacattacatccaaaaaaaaaatcagaatatacattcttatcaagtgcacATGGCATGTTCtgaagaattgatcacatactgggggaCAAAGCTAACGTCaactaatttaaaagtatagaaattatttcaagtatcttctctgaccacaatggcatgaaactagaactcaaccacaggaaaaaaaaaatgagaaaaaagtgacctcatggagactaaacatcatgctactaatgaggacatcaagaaggaaattaaaaaaataccttcagacaaatgataatgaagacacaaacactcaaaatctatgggatgccacaaaagctgtgctcagagggaagttcatagcaatacaagccttcctcaaaaaagaagacaaatctcaaatcgacaacttaacccaccacctaaatgaattagaaaaagaacatgcaaaacctaaagtcagcagaaggaaggaaataaagatcaaaGGGGAAATCAATCaattagagattcaaaaaaacaagagGAGAAATCAAGAACACCAAGAGCCgcttatttgaaaatgtaaacaaaattgacaaacatctggCTAGACTCAgcaagaggaggggaggaaaaaacccaaataaacaaaacaagaaatgaaaaaggagaagttacaacagatactacagaaatacaaaaaatcatgagagaatgctatgaacaattgtatgccaacaaatttcacaacccagaagaaatggacaactttctagagactcacagcctgccaaaagtgaatcaagaagaaatagatcaaatgaacagactgatcactagaaacgaaatagaatatgtaataaaaacactccctacaaatacagtccgggaccagatggcttcacaggtgaattctaccaaaacatacaaagaggaactgatacccatcttccttaaacgttttccaaaggttgaagaagaaagaacactcctaaagacattctgtgatgccaccatcgcactaattccaaaaccagacgaagataccaccaaaaaaaaaaaaaaaaagaaagaaaaaaaactataggccaacatctttgatgaatatatagacgcaaaaattctcaacaaaattttagccaaccaaatcgaACAACGTAtaaaaaacatcatacaccacgaccaggtgggattcatcccaggtgcacaggAATTGttcgacatatgcaaatcaatcaatgtcatacaccacgttaacaaaagaaaagtcaaaaaccacattatcatcaCAACAGATCCAGAAACAGCATTTGacagagtccaacatccattcatgatcaaaactcttaccaaagtgggtatagagggaacataccttaacataacaaaagccgcttatgacaaacccacaacaaatataatattcaatggagaaaagctgaaagccttcccactaatatctggaacaagaaaaggatgcccacactcaccacttttactcaacacagtagtgaaagtcctagccacagcaatcaggcaaacaaaagaaataaaaggcatccaaataggaagagaagaggtaaaacggtcactgtatgcagaggacatgatgcCATATATAGAAACTCCAatgactcaacccaaaaactacttgaactgatcaacaaattcagcaaagtagaaggatatgaaattaacattcagaaatcagtgtcatttctgtatactaacaatgaaatattagaaaagggatacaaaaatacactaccctttaaaatcgcacccccaaaaatcaaatacctgggtagatacctgaccaaggagggaaagaacttatatgccaagaaatataaaacattaatcaaggaaattaaagaagatggaaagaaatggaaagatatcctgtgctcctgagttggaaaaaataataccataaaaatagccatactacccaaagcaatctacagattcaatgcaagcccaatcaaattacccatgacatttttcacagaaagagaacaaacaatccaaacatttatatggaaccacaaaagacccagaatggccaaagcaatcctgaggaacaaaagccaagcacgAGGcgtaactcttccagacttcaggcaacattgCAAAGatgcagtcatcaagacagtgtggtactggtaccaaaacagacagacagaccaatggaacagaaaagagaacccagaaataaaccctgacacctatggtcaagtaatctttgacaaaggaggcaagaatataaagtgggaataagacagtcttttcagcaagcgttgctgggaaacctggacagctgcatgcacatcaatgaaactagaacacaccctcacaccatgcacgaaaataaactcaacatggctgaaagacttaaatataagacaccattgaaatcctggaagagaacataggcaaaacattctctgacatcgatcttacaaatgttttctcaggtcagtctcccaaagccacagaaataaaagtgaaattaaacccatgggacctaataaaactgacaagcttttgcacagcaaaggaaacccaaaagaaaccaaaaagacaattacagaaagggagaaaataatttcaaatgatgcaactgacaaggacttaatctctaaaatatacaagcaacttatacaactcaacagaaaaaaagccaaccacccaatggaaaaatgggcaaaagaccagaatagacatttctccaaggaagatatacagacagccaacaagcacatgaaaaaatgctcaacatccctgattattacagaaatgcaaatcaaaactaccatgagataccaccatatgcatgtcagaatggccatcattaataagtccacaaataacaagtgttggaggggttgtggagaaaagggaatcctcctgcactgtctgtgggaatgtaagctgatgcaaccactatggagaacagtatggagataccttggaaatctatacatagaactaccctatgatccagcaatcccactcttgggcatatatctggacaacactttccttaaaaaagacacatgcactcacatgttcattgcagctctattcacaatagccaagacatggaaacaaccaaaatgtccatcgacagacaattggattaggaaggtgtgttatatatacacaatggaatactactcaggcataaaaaagaatgaaataatgccatttgtagcaacatggatggaacttgagactctcatccttagtgaaataagtcagaaagagaaagagaaataccatatgatatcacttatatctggaatctaatatacagcacacatgaacctttccacagaaaggaaaatcatggatttggagaatagacttgtggctgcccccgggggagaaggagggagtgggaggaatcaggatcttggggttaacggatgcaaagtattgctcttggaatgggtttacaaggagatcctgttttgtagcactgagaactatatctagatacttacatcgcaacacaacatgggaggaaaaattatgtatacatgtatgtgtaacttggtcttcatgctgtacagcagaaaattaaataaataaataaataaataaataaatagtgaatgTATATCACCTTTGTAATATGAAAAACAACATATACGTAAGTAAATGTGTCTCTCACACAggcatctgtgtgtatgtgtgtatttatgagCACATATACAAATCTATATTCTGCTCCTCCCCCCCAATAATTATTGAACTGTGACTATAATGGTCAACTTTGGATATTTTGTACTTTATGAAGTATTTTTTCTAATCTTATActattttatctgttttaattaattaaataatttaaattattaataataattatttaatattttgaatgtttATAGAGCTTACATAGGCAGAGAAataatagatattcttttttgtatttcttaattgTATTTGTATAGAATTCCAAAAAATTCCTAGTAAAATATTGCAATTAAAAgcctaaaataaaacacaataaaaatacatgtagtcttaatcattcttatttttcattttatgagaaTGTTACAAGAACTTCACGGTTCTTATTCTTAGATTTGTACTTGAAAACAATTAACAGAGAAGTCCTTTATATTTGtacaaggaagagaaaaactcTTGGCCTTGAAATGAAAGctaatttctagaagaaaacgcAATGAATCAACCAActtctcaattaaaaaatcttaaacGAAAACAGATTACTATCACCCAGAGGTGGGttcagttctgttttcttttgtcatCCTTTGGGCACTTGAGATTATGAAAGAAAGTCAGACCTCTACAGCAATTTTCAAACCCGGTTCAATAGTCCTTCAACTTAACAGCGCCCTCTTCTGGCCCTATGTTTCACATTGCAGCTAGTTCATCAAGGTTGGGGAAAACAAAGCTAAACTTGAGAtgggtaaaaatatttttgaaatctagaagtaaaaggttttaattttccattctagtataacaaaaataaataaaaattcagttgcAAGTATAacggtggttgccaagggctggggagaggggaaaatgggaagttgtttaatgggtataaacAATTCTGGAGTTTggtttacaacattgtaaatatactTAGCATGATTGAACTGTACACTCAAAAAttgttaagatgataaattttatatgtattttatcacaatttaaaataaaaataaatccatttgaaGTATAAATAGTTTGCGTTGAGGTCTAAGTTGCAGCTCTAAGTTGGGACTGTTTTCACCTCAAGTTCAAGTCAAATGGTTACCATACATCAAAACCTCTTGGATTTGATACAATTTTTAATTCCAGCCATACAATTTTTAATTCCAGCCATTTTACTAAAATTggcatatatttttcttaatttactaAAACTACAGCTATAAAATAATTTCCACTTTCACTCTTAGTCTTTATTCTTACAAGATTTAGAGACCCATGTAAAAAGATTGTGAAAATATTACTTCATTTGCtttgggaaataataaaatagtctgaaatacacacacacacacacacacacacacacacacacacacaacctccaAGGTTTGATTTGTACAACTGGGTAGAAGGCATGACATTCACTGAAATGAAGACTAGGCAAGGAGCATGTTTGGAGGATTAGGGATAGACCAACTGTTATCAAaaggtatgatttttttccccctcaggggACATTTGAGAGTGTCTGGAGACACTTTTGGTTATCTCATCTGGAGGCAGTTGGGGGAGAGTGCTACTGGCTTGGATTGGGATACTTAACATCCTGTAATGAATGCACAGGACAGATCACTCACCTGGAAGAGTGATCTTGCCTCAAAGGTCTATAGTGCCAAGAGTGAGAAACCTTGAATTACAATCCTCTTttctgaatttgactactcttTCTCAGTATTTGAAGCAGGTTTCTCCTCTTCTGTCCCTAATTATTCCATTGCCTGTCTTTAGTAGCTCACTTCTCTTTTCTCTAGATTTTCTCTTGGGACTATCATCCATGATTTCAACTACCACATCTGTGTTGCTGACTCCCTAGTTCCAACAGTTCTTCTACTTCCAGagcattttttcctttgatttcctttcGTATCTTTTCATTAATTTACTGCTACATTTCTTATCTTTATAAATAGCATCTGGTGGAAAACCACAGGGTCATTTATTTcccaaacatttactgagtatctagTTTGTGTAAGGGGCAGCACTAGTACTTGGAGGAAGGTAGTTATGATGGAGATGAGAGGTAATCAGGTTAAATGCTTTAAATGCATTACCCCTAATTATGACAATAGTTCTGCAAGGAAGAAATTATTATCTCCTGGAAATGAAACCTGCAAGTGTTTAATCAACTACTTAAGTATCACAGAACTTGTACAGAGTAGAGATTTTTAAAGTCCTTAAAATTTTGACATCAAGGATTGAACTCTCTCCATTAAGAATCACTGAAGACAGTATTGGAAAAGTTTGTCCACAgccaaaaggaaatagaagagaagATTGAAGGTCTAAGAAGTTCTGGTAGCCTTTTATTCTAAACCACAGTGCACCCTCTTCCGGTTATTTACCGTATATCACAGAATATAATACACCAGCATAGTAGGATGAGTCATTATTTTCCTTAactctagaaaagggaaaaaaaagaagacaggtaATGTATGACATACCATAAATTGCCAGAGATTTTCTAGTTGTTgaaatgttggggtttttttttaaaggtaaggcTTCATTCAGAGTTTTCTAATTtgttaaaatatgaagaaaaacaatgatCTTAGACTCTATGTCATACGGTGAATTTGTTTTCCAAGTTCAATTTCCACGGTCATTGTTGGTGTGGTATTCTGCATTTTAATCAACTAATACATTTGTACATTGCTTTCTAAATGATCGTAAGTAGTTTCCTGGCTTGGTGTTGTGCTTTGGCAACTAGATTGTTAAGCCCTTAGTTCTTCAATCATCTCTTTGttctcctctccccgcccccctaCACCCAGCGCCTTTCCACAATCCCTGCAGAGTTTACCGCTGAATTTCTTCTGATCGCATAGATAGTATAAGACTGTCCACAGATTTAGTTACACCGGGGGGGTTGGGAGGATGGAGaaagattttattaaatatatgcatCGTATTTTTTAAGACACATCCTTGTAGAATGTTAAAATGGGGTAGGGTAGGGAGCGAGGGCGGAGGCGGAGAGGGGATATACGTCTCAGGATACAGGAAATACGGAAAGAGCAAAACCAGGAGGAAGCTCTGTGCCTGGAGGGGACCCGCCGCCATCTCAGGTCTCTTGGCCTCATCAGGGCCCACCGGAAAGAGCTGACGCCCGGGTCCTGTAATCCTTATGGGGGACCAACCTTGTGCCTCCGGGAGATCCACACTCCCACCTGGAAACACGCGGGAAACCAAGCCGCCAAAAAAGCGCTGTCTTTTAGCTCCACGGTGGGATTATCCAGAAGGAACTCCTAACGGAGGTAGTACCCCTCTCCCTTCCGCACCTACTCCTGCATCACCGAGCCTGAAGTCGCACCCACCTCCTCCGGAGAAGTAGTACAACACACTTCTCCCACCCCAAACCAGgtcagattctttctttctcttttgggatATCCAGGCTTTCTGAAACTTGATTAT
It encodes:
- the NBDY gene encoding negative regulator of P-body association codes for the protein MGDQPCASGRSTLPPGNTRETKPPKKRCLLAPRWDYPEGTPNGGSTPLPSAPTPASPSLKSHPPPPEK